A window from Capricornis sumatraensis isolate serow.1 chromosome 5, serow.2, whole genome shotgun sequence encodes these proteins:
- the LOC138079709 gene encoding small lysine-rich protein 1-like — protein MSGSSQLKGRRKAGASHVGRKQKKPEVDILSPAAMLNLYYIAHNVADCLQLRGFRWPGAAKAKKGKGKT, from the coding sequence atgtctggctctagccagctaaagggaagaagaaaagccGGGGCAAGCCACGTGGGAAGGAAGCAGAAGAAGCCGGAAGTGGACATCCTCAGCCCCGCCGCCATGCTGAACCTCTACTACATCGCGCACAACGTGGCCGACTGCCTGCAGCTGCGCGGCTTCCGCTGGCCAGGCGCTGCTAAGGCAAAGAAGGGGAAAGGCAAGACTTAA